A DNA window from Argiope bruennichi chromosome X2, qqArgBrue1.1, whole genome shotgun sequence contains the following coding sequences:
- the LOC129961053 gene encoding FMRF-amide neuropeptides-like, with translation MAERHCSTLVALAILLAIFAEVLTVPTEGKYDIPSGRLDEKQKAIWKRSYRVLRGMSYLPLDKIGGGVVLRELQDEQPFGDSHQEEKNAIYKRSDRIPRAMPLDKIGGGVVLRELQEESSEQPKREQNKNAGRERLSDDSQKLKRKRRDANAIDDSILQKTFEEIDPYKFNFFKKRNFDEIDRAGFRNMGKRNFDEIDRAGFRNMGKRNFDEIDRAGFHNLGKRNFDEIDRAGFHNLGKRNFDEIDRAGFHNLGKRNFDEIDRAGFHNLGKRNFDEIDRAGFHNLGKRNFDEIDRAGFRNMGKRNFDEIDRAGFHNLGKRNFDEIDRAGFHNLGKRNFDEIDRAGFHNLGKRNFDEIDRAGFHNIGKRNFDEIDRAGFHNIGKRNFDEIDRAGFRNMGKRNFDEIDRAGFHNLGKRNFDEIDRAGFRSMDKRNFDEIDRAGFRSMGKRNFDEIDRAGFRSMGKRNFDEIDRAGFHMLGKKNFDEIDRSGFSNIGKRVFDEIDRSGFTSIGKRTSENPEISLPIIDKFLLNNAESYPPGFLLKNIGIENDSSMGKVYDMNMHEEDKRNFDEIDRSGFNNIGKRNFDEIDRVGFNHIGKRQVDKAAKAPFSKEDSSHGSENQVYGSVYSAANRAMGSILNPTTPKDAKISSIIKEK, from the coding sequence GTCCCGACTGAAGGAAAGTATGATATTCCTTCTGGAAGACTTGATGAAAAGCAGAAAGCTATTTGGAAAAGATCATACAGGGTTCTAAGAGGAATGTCGTATTTACCACTTGATAAAATAGGAGGTGGAGTTGTACTCAGAGAATTGCAAGATGAACAACCATTTGGAGATTCCCATCAGGAAGAAAAGAATGCTATCTACAAAAGATCAGACAGAATTCCAAGAGCAATGCCTCTTGACAAAATCGGAGGAGGAGTTGTACTCAGAGAATTACAAGAAGAATCCTCTGAGCAACCTAAAAGGGAACAAAATAAGAATGCTGGAAGAGAACGCCTCAGTGAtgattctcaaaaattaaaaaggaagcgTAGAGATGCTAATGCCATTGATGATAGCATTTTACAGAAAACCTTTGAAGAAATTGatccttataaatttaatttctttaaaaagagaaattttgatgAGATAGACCGAGCTGGTTTTCGAAACATGGGCAAAAGAAATTTCGATGAGATTGACAGAGCTGGTTTTCGGAACATGGGTAAACGAAATTTTGATGAGATAGATCGAGCTGGTTTCCACAACTTAGGAAAAaggaattttgatgaaatagaCAGAGCAGGTTTCCATAACTTAGGAAAAAGGAATTTTGATGAGATCGATCGAGCTGGTTTCCATAACTTAGGAAAAAGGAATTTTGATGAAATCGATAGGGCAGGTTTCCATAATTTagggaaaagaaattttgatgaaatagatAGAGCAGGTTTCCATAATTTAGGGAAAAGGAATTTTGATGAAATCGACAGGGCTGGCTTTCGTAATATGggcaaaagaaattttgatgagATAGATCGAGCTGGTTTCCACAACTTAGGAAAAaggaattttgatgaaatagaCAGAGCAGGTTTCCATAACTTAGGGAAAAGGAATTTTGATGAGATAGATCGAGCTGGTTTCCATAACTTAGGAAAAaggaattttgatgaaatagaCAGAGCAGGTTTCCATAACATAGGGAAAaggaattttgatgaaatagaCAGAGCAGGTTTCCATAACATAGGGAAAAGGAATTTCGATGAAATAGACAGAGCCGGTTTCCGAAATATGggcaaaagaaattttgatgaaatagatCGAGCTGGTTTTCATAACTtgggaaaaagaaattttgatgaaatcgaCAGAGCGGGATTCCGCAGtatggataaaagaaattttgatgaaatcgaTAGAGCTGGATTTCGAAGCATGGGAaaacgaaattttgatgaaatagatAGGGCTGGATTTCGTAGTATGGGAAAGAGAAATTTTGATGAGATAGATAGAGCAGGATTTCATATGttaggaaaaaagaattttgacgAAATTGATCGTTCAGGGTTTTCTAACATTGGTAAACGAGTTTTTGATGAAATTGATCGATCAGGATTCACAAGTATTGGTAAACGAACTTCAGAAAATCCAGAAATATCATTGCCcataattgataaatttctgcTTAACAATGCTGAGAGTTATCCTCCAGGATTTCTGCTGAAAAACATTGGAATAGAAAATGATAGCAGTATGGGTAAAGTGTATGATATGAACATGCATGAGGAAGATaagagaaattttgatgaaattgataGATCTGGTTTTAACAATATAGGTAAAAGGAACTTCGACGAAATAGATAGAGTTGGATTCAACCATATTGGAAAAAGGCAGGTCGACAAAGCAGCTAAAGCTCCTTTCAGCAAAGAGGATTCAAGTCATGGCAGTGAAAATCAAGTATATGGGTCAGTATACAGTGCAGCAAATAGAGCAATGGGCTCTATATTAAATCCTACTACGCCGAAGGATGCAAAGATCTCTTCAATCATCAAAGAGAAATAA